Proteins from a single region of Limosilactobacillus fermentum:
- a CDS encoding OsmC family protein, giving the protein MADYQIHTVLRQVGCQVINNDGTHQWLLDEPLTQEGTDAAPNPVQSLLGALGGCLSLTALDVIRHKQLDVNRFELEIEGTTDYLPGSRAKALATVHVTVKLATSMTDKAIDRLLKTMDKYCTVHNSLSDRVVFSMEAKRIE; this is encoded by the coding sequence ATGGCCGATTACCAAATTCACACCGTTTTACGCCAGGTGGGTTGCCAAGTCATCAATAACGACGGCACCCACCAGTGGTTACTTGACGAACCGTTGACCCAAGAAGGGACGGATGCAGCGCCAAACCCGGTTCAATCCTTATTGGGGGCCCTCGGGGGTTGCCTGTCGCTGACCGCCTTAGACGTGATCCGCCACAAGCAACTAGATGTCAATCGCTTTGAGCTCGAGATTGAAGGGACCACCGATTACCTACCAGGGAGCCGCGCTAAGGCCCTTGCCACCGTTCACGTGACGGTTAAGTTAGCGACCTCAATGACGGATAAGGCGATTGACCGGCTCCTAAAGACGATGGATAAGTACTGCACGGTTCACAACAGTTTGAGCGACCGGGTTGTCTTTTCAATGGAGGCAAAGCGAATTGAATAG
- a CDS encoding GNAT family N-acetyltransferase, with protein MKITPELVTTDPASMRVLQQLAWETFKATFDANTPPDEIAAFLKEYYTTESMEAELTDPNTATYFFKNEEGEVVGFLKLSWKDAQTEPDYPDAMELQRIYLRVKYQGHHLGRQIMDFAMQEAKKSGVPRVWLGVWEHNYPAQKIYGRYGFKRVSQHTFMVGDDPQTDFILMKDMTEED; from the coding sequence ATGAAAATTACCCCCGAACTAGTTACCACCGATCCCGCCTCAATGAGGGTCTTACAACAGTTAGCCTGGGAAACCTTTAAGGCGACCTTTGACGCTAACACCCCGCCAGACGAGATAGCGGCCTTTTTAAAGGAATACTACACCACCGAGTCAATGGAAGCGGAATTAACCGATCCCAACACCGCTACCTACTTCTTTAAAAACGAAGAGGGGGAAGTAGTTGGCTTCTTGAAGCTTTCCTGGAAGGACGCCCAAACCGAACCGGATTACCCCGACGCCATGGAATTACAGCGCATCTACCTGCGGGTTAAATACCAAGGTCACCACCTAGGGCGGCAGATAATGGATTTTGCCATGCAAGAAGCTAAAAAATCGGGCGTCCCGCGGGTCTGGTTAGGGGTGTGGGAACATAACTACCCGGCCCAAAAGATCTATGGGCGCTACGGCTTTAAGCGGGTTAGTCAACATACCTTCATGGTGGGCGATGACCCGCAGACCGATTTCATTTTAATGAAGGACATGACGGAGGAAGACTAA
- a CDS encoding flavodoxin family protein — MEKKILIATYSWSGHTKRLADQIAKLLPGADQYQIAVPAGTYDLTDMYATSDRTKNQLATGELPPLANPIPELDQYNLILVGSPVWSGQPAVPVKQFLNQLTNFAGHLAPFYTDAGVANTLPKDAGAASGLINMIHQIGSSVGLALIVGVTGGMTHGVASYRQSLLMSTICATITLVIIVFVVIPGEQRKNQLKLKH, encoded by the coding sequence ATGGAAAAGAAGATTTTAATCGCCACTTACTCTTGGTCTGGCCACACCAAACGCTTAGCCGACCAAATCGCCAAGCTCTTGCCAGGAGCTGACCAATACCAAATTGCGGTCCCGGCAGGCACTTATGACTTAACTGATATGTACGCCACTTCCGACCGCACCAAGAACCAGCTTGCAACCGGTGAGCTGCCACCGCTGGCAAACCCAATTCCGGAACTGGATCAGTATAACCTTATTTTAGTGGGGTCCCCGGTTTGGTCGGGCCAGCCAGCGGTCCCGGTCAAGCAGTTCTTAAACCAACTCACTAATTTTGCCGGTCACCTGGCCCCCTTTTATACCGATGCCGGGGTCGCTAACACGCTTCCCAAAGATGCCGGTGCCGCTTCTGGGTTGATTAACATGATACACCAGATCGGTTCCAGCGTTGGCCTTGCCTTAATCGTTGGGGTTACCGGTGGGATGACCCATGGGGTGGCTTCTTATCGTCAATCACTATTAATGTCAACGATCTGCGCCACTATTACCCTGGTAATCATTGTCTTCGTGGTAATTCCCGGGGAGCAGCGTAAGAACCAATTGAAGTTGAAGCACTAA